In Paraburkholderia youngii, the genomic stretch CACAACTCGCGGAGTGTCGCTGGGCGCATGTTGAATCGTCGGCATCGGAAGATCGGCAACTGGCTGGGATTGCTCGCGATCCTGCTGACGACGCTCGCGCCGACGATCTCGCAGACGCTCGCCGCCCATCGCCATGCCGACGCGATGATGGGCGAGCATTGCCAGATGGCGTCGATGGACGACATGGCGTCGATGCCGGGCATGCGGATGCAGGACGGCACGCCCGAGCCCACCCAGGCCATCGCCAACCCGCCAGACAACACCGACGACACCGGCAATCCCACGGACAAGCACGCGCAGATGTCCGGCGATGCCTGCGGCTATTGCAGCCTGCTCGCGCATCTGCCGGTGATGCCGAGCGTCGGCATGCTGTTCGTCGCCGCGTTCCGCGCGCGCCAGCACACGGCCGTGACGCGCTATAACAGCGTGCGCCGTGTCGAACCGCGGACCTTCGCGCAGCCCCGCGCCCCGCCTTCCGCTTCCTGATCCGAATCCCTTACGACGCGATGCGCCTACGTGCATCGCGCTTGCTCGCGCGCGTCCGTTCGACGGCGCGCGCCGGCCTCGTCATCACCGAACAGACAGGATGCACTCATGCACACATCAGCAATGCGCGGTAGCCGTCCCCGGCGCGCGGCGCCGCTCGCCGCGG encodes the following:
- a CDS encoding DUF2946 domain-containing protein — its product is MLNRRHRKIGNWLGLLAILLTTLAPTISQTLAAHRHADAMMGEHCQMASMDDMASMPGMRMQDGTPEPTQAIANPPDNTDDTGNPTDKHAQMSGDACGYCSLLAHLPVMPSVGMLFVAAFRARQHTAVTRYNSVRRVEPRTFAQPRAPPSAS